The Corticium candelabrum chromosome 18, ooCorCand1.1, whole genome shotgun sequence genome includes a region encoding these proteins:
- the LOC134193841 gene encoding 3-hydroxyacyl-CoA dehydrogenase type-2-like, which produces MALNEPYTSDGERGVIINTASVAAYDGQKGQIAYSSSKGAIVGMTLPAARDLSEIGVRVCTIAPGLFLTPLLQSLPEKVQVTLASAVPFPNRLGTPDEFAQLVQSIIEIPMLNGEVIRLDGALRMQP; this is translated from the exons ATGGCTTTGAATGAGCCTTACACATCTGATGGTGAAAGAGGTGTGATCATCAACACAGCTAGCGTTGCTGCCTATGATGGACAAAAGGGTCAGATTGCATATTCATCTTCGAAAGGTGCCATAGTTGGAATGACATTACCTGCTGCCAGAGATCTGTCTGAGATAGGGGTCCGTGTGTGCACAATTGCACCTG GTCTGTTTCTGACTCCTCTGCTTCAGAGTCTTCCTGAGAAAGTGCAAGTGACTCTTGCTTCTGCCGTTCCTTTTCCTAACCGATTGGGTACACCTGATGAGTTTGCTCAGTTGGTGCAATCAATAATTGAAATTCCAATGTTGAATGGAGAAGTCATCCGACTTGATGGAGCACTAAGAATGCAGCCTTGA